From a single Cyclobacterium marinum DSM 745 genomic region:
- a CDS encoding outer membrane protein assembly factor BamB family protein, translating to MKLLLRTYFPLLLLLLFQFCISPDDVNKTIDDEEEEEEEEEEVVLEDPTDLPFTVNWSINKEGDEIGGSFSPFLHVGETNLYLYSPYSGKGIVSMNKNSQETNWTINKASIGVPYVMKTIGDHLWTMTADINNPTVIKVNPSDGNVLFEKPSGTFPSGQVDGNWFGLRKRETSLYKVSLETGNDEIACEELLVDNIRNFLFRDDKLVLMVVRGGRNLLSIDPNTCTEYWEVFNYDENNYGHLIHNSFAVDLGSKILSISQDNFILRSSTTGEAEWKYPEGFNNNNLDLTHMLHLESKKSLIYHDNETGKVVAFNWPSHSKTWESQVQNRDVGQLFLVKDRLFLYTNNNFLYEIDVENGQTISERELKELYPFETATISFAVNRLEDHYGEKYFKVYDDEIYYTTEQSLLVSARLD from the coding sequence ATGAAACTTTTATTACGAACTTATTTTCCCCTATTGTTATTGCTACTGTTTCAATTTTGCATCTCCCCGGATGATGTCAATAAAACGATTGATGACGAAGAGGAAGAAGAGGAGGAAGAAGAAGAGGTAGTACTGGAAGACCCCACTGATTTGCCTTTTACAGTCAACTGGTCTATCAATAAAGAAGGTGATGAAATTGGTGGCTCCTTTTCCCCTTTTTTACATGTGGGAGAAACCAACCTCTACCTATACAGCCCCTACAGTGGCAAGGGCATAGTATCCATGAACAAAAACAGCCAGGAGACCAATTGGACCATTAACAAAGCCAGTATAGGCGTACCCTATGTCATGAAAACAATTGGAGATCACCTTTGGACCATGACGGCCGACATTAATAATCCAACTGTGATCAAAGTAAATCCTTCAGATGGCAATGTACTATTTGAAAAGCCTTCGGGTACATTCCCTTCCGGGCAGGTAGATGGTAACTGGTTTGGCTTAAGAAAAAGGGAAACATCCCTCTATAAGGTCAGTTTGGAAACCGGCAATGACGAAATCGCATGTGAGGAGTTATTGGTAGACAATATTAGAAATTTCCTTTTCAGAGATGACAAGCTGGTGCTGATGGTGGTACGTGGAGGTAGAAATTTGCTTTCCATAGATCCCAATACTTGTACTGAATACTGGGAGGTTTTCAATTATGATGAGAACAATTATGGTCACCTTATCCACAACTCTTTTGCTGTGGACCTTGGGAGTAAAATACTAAGCATTAGCCAAGATAATTTCATATTGCGCTCCTCCACTACAGGAGAAGCGGAATGGAAATACCCCGAAGGTTTCAATAACAACAACCTTGACCTAACGCATATGCTTCACTTGGAAAGCAAGAAGTCCCTGATATACCATGACAATGAAACCGGAAAAGTAGTGGCCTTTAATTGGCCCTCTCATTCCAAAACATGGGAATCTCAGGTTCAGAATAGGGATGTCGGTCAATTATTTCTTGTCAAAGACAGGCTCTTCCTTTATACTAACAACAACTTCCTCTATGAGATTGATGTTGAAAATGGCCAAACCATTTCTGAACGTGAATTAAAGGAACTTTATCCATTTGAAACTGCCACCATTTCCTTTGCTGTCAATCGTCTTGAGGATCATTATGGTGAAAAATATTTCAAAGTTTATGATGATGAAATCTATTACACCACCGAACAAAGCCTCTTGGTTTCAGCGAGGTTAGACTAA
- a CDS encoding YceI family protein has translation MKNLKLIALSLLLLANFSCNNANKSTETESEVVVENNFSLVEDSTKVSFVAYKTTEKVPVGGQFTKINISNFGQGATALEAMNGTEFSIPVSSLFTNDATGTRDPKILEFFFGVMENTELISGVFKVEGSKCSIDVTLNGSTQNIPLEYSTVNDTQFIFDGVMNLEDWDALDAVSSINKACEALHTGKDGVSKTWSEVAVHAEVLLEKK, from the coding sequence ATGAAAAACTTAAAACTAATTGCCTTAAGCCTTTTATTGCTTGCTAATTTTAGTTGTAACAATGCCAATAAAAGCACCGAAACTGAATCAGAGGTTGTAGTTGAAAACAACTTTAGTTTGGTGGAAGATTCTACCAAGGTAAGCTTTGTGGCTTATAAGACCACTGAGAAAGTGCCAGTGGGTGGACAATTCACAAAGATCAATATTAGCAATTTTGGTCAGGGAGCTACTGCCTTGGAAGCCATGAATGGTACAGAGTTTAGCATTCCTGTAAGCAGCCTATTTACCAATGATGCCACAGGAACAAGGGATCCTAAAATCTTAGAATTCTTCTTTGGTGTAATGGAAAATACAGAATTGATCTCAGGAGTTTTTAAAGTAGAAGGTAGCAAATGTTCCATTGATGTGACCCTCAATGGATCGACTCAAAATATACCTTTGGAGTATTCTACAGTAAATGACACCCAGTTTATCTTTGATGGGGTAATGAATTTAGAAGATTGGGATGCGCTAGATGCCGTATCTTCTATCAATAAGGCCTGTGAAGCTTTACACACCGGTAAAGATGGGGTAAGCAAAACATGGAGCGAAGTAGCTGTCCATGCAGAAGTCCTTCTGGAGAAGAAATAA